One Phocoena phocoena chromosome 5, mPhoPho1.1, whole genome shotgun sequence genomic region harbors:
- the DSPP gene encoding dentin sialophosphoprotein — MKIIIYFCIWTVAWAIPLPQIKPLERHAVDKSVNLNLLAKLKVPIQDELNANDTTKESGVLLHENERGRQQYTKDGYKGERNGSEEAEVGEKSSSTSSMLANEEGNTEDLNGGTGKPETHGHDGLHQEDSTTANGIRRQVSITDSAGTANGSNISGITENNSQNGGVGNASQSEDATVVQEDGHQVAGSSNGTGHEDEISGNFCRNGGDTSEETPQREGESNGNKETGVTPGESGDSNREDVALDNSDGSLSGNGADENEDKGSGDDEGEETGNGEKGPDNSKGQEGQPHETEDDDDNSLGQNSIGGEADDPADKEDTHAIDGHNTSKSEDDFDGTSGDNGSQKIEDTQKPNQRESKAVENGITEKLEPPAIGKNQVKGIEMECPSSGNRNNITKEAGKMNEDKESKGQHGMIVGKGNVKAQEEVDVMQGPGQKLEPQDKFGPSKTRSDSNSDGYDSYEFGDESVQGDDPNSSDESNGSDDTNSEGDNNHSSRGDASYNSDESSDDGNDSDSKGGEEGDSDNTSDANDSGGDGNGDIGSDKNGKSGSTKDNSDSSDSSDSSDSNSSDSSDSSDSSDSSDSSDNSDSSDSSDSNSSDSSDSSDSSDSSDSSDSSESSDSSDSSDSSDSSDSNDSSESSDSSESSDSSGSSDSSDNSDSSDSSDSNSSDSSDSSDNSDSSDSSDSNSSDSSDSSDSSESSDSSDSSDSSDSSDSSDSSDSSNSSDSSDSSSSSKSDSSDSSDSSDSDSSDSDSSDSDSSDSSDSDSSDRSDSNSSDSNSSDSDSSDSASDSGDESDSKSKSGNGDNNGGGSDSDSASEGSDSNHSTSDD; from the exons atgaagataattatatatttttgcatttggACAGTAGCATGGGCCATTCCA CTTCCTCAAATCAAGCCATTGGAGAGACATGCTGTTGACAAATCTGTGAATTTAAATCTTCTAGCAAAATTGAAAGTGCCAATACAG GATGAGTTAAATGCCAATGATACCACCAAAGAAAGTGGTGTCCTCCTGcatgaaaatgaaagaggaaggcAACAGTACACCAAAGATGGTtacaaaggagagagaaatggtTCTGAGGAGGCAGAAGTGGGAGAGAAAAGTTCTTCTACAAGTTCCATGTTAGCAAATGAAGAGGGGAATACTGAGGATCTGAATGGGGGCACAGGAAAACCAGAAACACATGGTCATGATGGGCTCCATCAAGAAGACAGCACCACAGCAAATGGCATCAGGAGACAAGTAAGCATCACCGACAGTGCTGGAACAGCAAATGGGAGCAATATTAGTGGGATTACTGAGAACAATTCCCAAAATGGGGGTGTTGGAAATGCAAGTCAGAGTGAAGATGCCACTGTTGTCCAAGAAGATGGACATCAAGTAGCTGGAAGCAGTAATGGTACAGGTCACGAGGATGAAATAAGTGGGAATTTCTGTAGAAATGGGGGTGATACAAGTGAAGAAACACCTCAGAGAGAAGGCGAGAGCAATGGGAATAAGGAGACAGGGGTAACACCAGGGGAAAGTGGAGATAGCAATAGAGAAGATGTTGCCTTGGACAATTCTGATGGAAGTCTTAGTGGGAATGGAGcagatgaaaatgaagacaagGGCTCTGGTGATGATGAAGGTGAAGAGACAGGGAATGGAGAAAAAGGCCCTGATAACAGCAAGGGCCAAGAGGGTCAACCTCATGAAACAGAAGATGACGATGACAATAGCTTAGGTCAAAATTCAATTGGTGGTGAAGCTGATGACCCTGCGGACAAAGAAGACACCCACGCCATTGATGGACACAACACCTCCAAGAGTGAGGACGATTTTGACGGTACTTCAGGAGACAATGGTAGCCAAAAAATAGAGGACACTCAAAAACCCAATCAGAGAGAAAGCAAAGCTGTGGAAAACGGAATCACTGAGAAATTAGAGCCACCTGCTATTGGGAAGAACCAAGTTAAG GGAATAGAAATGGAATGTCCCAGCAGTGGCAACAGAAACAATATTACCAAAGAAGCTGGGAAAATGAATGAAGATAAAGAGAGTAAAGGCCAACATGGAATGATTGTGGGCAAAGGAAATGTCAAGGCACAAGAAGAGGTTGACGTCATGCAGGGACCTGGCCAGAAATTAGAACCTCAAGATAAGTTTGGACCCAGCAAAACACGCAGTGACAGTAACAGTGATGGCTATGACAGTTATGAGTTTGGTGATGAATCCGTACAAGGAGATGATCCCAACAGCAGTGATGAGTCTAATGGTAGTGATGATACCAATTCTGAAGGTGACAACAACCACAGCAGCCGAGGAGATGCTTCTTATAACTCTGATGAATCAAGTGATGATGGCAATGACAGTGACtcaaaaggaggagaagaaggtgaTAGTGATAACACATCAGATGCTAATGATAGTGGTGGTGATGGCAACGGTGACATTGGGAGTGATAAGAATGGAAAATCAGGCAGCACCAAAGATAACTCAGATAGTAGTGACAGCAGTGACAGCAGTGACAGCAACAGTAGTGACAGCAGTGACAGTAGTGACAGCAGTGACAGCAGTGACAGCAGTGACAACAGTGACAGTAGTGACAGCAGTGACAGCAACAGTAGTGACAGCAGTGACAGCAGTGACAGTAGTGACAGCAGTGACAGCAGTgacagcagtgaaagcagtgaCAGCAGTGACAGCAGTGACAGCAGCGACAGTAGTGACAGCAATGACAGTAGTGAAAGCAGTgacagcagtgaaagcagtgaCAGCAGTGGCAGCAGTGACAGCAGTGACAACAGTGACAGTAGTGACAGCAGTGACAGCAACAGTAGTGACAGCAGTGACAGCAGTGACAACAGTGACAGTAGTGACAGCAGTGACAGCAACAGTAGTGACAGCAGTGACAGCAGTgacagcagtgaaagcagtgaCAGCAGTGACAGCAGTGACAGCAGTGACAGTAGTGACAGCAGTGACAGCAGTGACAGCAGCAACAGTAGTGACAGCAGTgacagtagtagtagcagcaagTCTGACAGCAGCGACAGTAGTGACAGCAGTGACAGTGACAGCAGTGATAGTGACAGCAGCGACAGTGACAGCAGTGACAGCAGTGATAGTGACAGCAGCGACAGGAGTGACAGCAACAGCAGTGACAGCAACAGCAGTGATAGTGACAGCAGTGACAGTGCATCTGACAGTGGTGATGAGAGTGACAGCAAGAGCAAGTCTGGTAACGGCGACAACAATGGAGGTGGTAGTGACAGTGATAGTGCCAGTGAAGGCAGTGACAGTAATCACTCAACCAGTGACGATTAG